In Pseudoalteromonas nigrifaciens, the sequence ATCCGAGTCAGCATCGGCTAATATACATATTTTATTATAGCGCAGCGCTGTTAAATCGTCTGAATCTGGGTCTATACCTAATGCCACCGAAATATCGTGCACCTCTTGCGATGCTAATATTTGCCCCGAATCAACTTCCCAGGTATTTAATATTTTACCACGCAGCGGCATTATTGCTTGAAACTCACGATCTCGCGCTTGCTTAGCCGAGCCACCTGCCGAGTCACCTTCCACTAAAAATAGCTCGGTGCGATCGTTATCTGCGGCACTACAATCGGTTAATTTGCCCGGAAGTGCAGGCCCTGCGGTTACGCGTTTACGGATCACTTTTTTAGCAGCACGTAAACGTCGCTGCGCATTAGAAATACACAATTCAGAGAGTTGCTCTGCAATATCGGTATGCTCGTTTAGCCATAAACTAAAGGAGTCTTTTACTACGCCCGATACAAATGCCGCACATGAGCGCGACGATAACTTTTCTTTAGTTTGACCGGCAAACTGCGGATCTTGCATTTTAACTGAAAGCACATAACTACAACGCTCCCAAATATCATCTGGGGTGAGTTTTACACCTCGTGGTAATAAATTTCTAAACTCACAAAACTCACGCATTGCCTCAAGTAAACCTTGGCGTAAACCGTTTACATGAGTACCGCCTTGTGCGGTAGGTATTAAATTTACGTAACTTTCAGCTATTGACTCGCCCCCTTCAGGTAGCCAAATCAATGCCCAGTCAGCACCTTCAATTGAGCTTGAAAACTCACCTACAAAGGGCACATCTGGTAATGTTTCGTAGCCTTTAATGGCTTCAATTAAGTAATCTTTTAAACCCGTTTCGTAAAACCATTCTTGGGTTTCTTTAGTTTGCTTATTAACAAACTTAATGCGTAAGCCTGGGCATAACACGGCTTTAGCTTTTAATAAGTGATTTAGTTTAGTGATTGAATAGTTAGGCGAATCAAAGTAACTAACGTCTGGCCAAAAACGTACTGTGGTACCGGTATTGCGCTTACCCACCACGCCAATTACGCTTAAGTCTTCAACTTTTTCGCCATTTTCAAATGCCATTCTGTATTGCTGGGCATCTCGTCTAACGGTCACTTCTACGCGGGTTGATAGCGCATTTACAACCGAAATACCAACGCCG encodes:
- the parE gene encoding DNA topoisomerase IV subunit B, with the protein product MSQQNYNAEAIEVLNGLDPVKRRPGMYTDTSRPNHLGQEVIDNSVDEAMAGHATRIDVILHEDNSLEVSDDGRGMPIDIHPEEGIPGVELIFTKLHAGGKFSNKNYQFSGGLHGVGISVVNALSTRVEVTVRRDAQQYRMAFENGEKVEDLSVIGVVGKRNTGTTVRFWPDVSYFDSPNYSITKLNHLLKAKAVLCPGLRIKFVNKQTKETQEWFYETGLKDYLIEAIKGYETLPDVPFVGEFSSSIEGADWALIWLPEGGESIAESYVNLIPTAQGGTHVNGLRQGLLEAMREFCEFRNLLPRGVKLTPDDIWERCSYVLSVKMQDPQFAGQTKEKLSSRSCAAFVSGVVKDSFSLWLNEHTDIAEQLSELCISNAQRRLRAAKKVIRKRVTAGPALPGKLTDCSAADNDRTELFLVEGDSAGGSAKQARDREFQAIMPLRGKILNTWEVDSGQILASQEVHDISVALGIDPDSDDLTALRYNKICILADADSDGLHIATLLCALFVRHFKPLVKAGHVYVAMPPLFRIDIGKDVYYALDEDEKTGILARIEAEKKRGKVNVQRFKGLGEMNPLQLRETTMDPNTRRLVQLTLDEEELTMEMMDMLLAKKRSADRRQWLEDHGNKAQV